Proteins found in one Amycolatopsis umgeniensis genomic segment:
- a CDS encoding Gfo/Idh/MocA family protein, producing MRLGLAGTGRIGTSHAETLKSFDEVSSVVVADVDAGRAQAAAAELGVEAVADIPSLFASSLDGLVVTAATDAHPELILKAVDAGIPVFCEKPVAADIPGTLAVIDKISGSDVPVQIGFQRRFDAGYAAAQAAVASGELGWLHTLRATTLDPAPPPAEYVAHSGGLFRDCGVHDFDVVRFVSGREVVEVYAVGANKGERFFVDAGDVDTAAATLTLDDGTLAAVSLTRYNGAGYDVRLEVLGSAGNAVVGLDDRAPLTSVEPGVQPLPGPAYPGFMERFRPAYISELKTFLDVAARRVPSPCGAADALEAFYIAEACEVSRRERRPVRVDEVRV from the coding sequence ATGAGGTTGGGACTTGCCGGCACCGGCCGGATCGGCACTTCGCACGCCGAAACCTTGAAGAGCTTCGACGAGGTCTCGTCCGTGGTGGTCGCCGACGTCGACGCCGGCCGCGCCCAGGCCGCGGCGGCCGAACTCGGCGTCGAAGCGGTGGCGGACATCCCCTCGCTCTTCGCGTCCTCTTTGGACGGACTGGTGGTCACGGCGGCGACGGACGCCCATCCGGAGCTGATCCTCAAAGCCGTCGACGCGGGGATCCCGGTGTTCTGCGAGAAACCGGTCGCCGCCGACATCCCCGGCACCCTCGCGGTGATCGACAAGATCTCCGGTTCGGACGTGCCGGTGCAGATCGGTTTCCAGCGCCGGTTCGACGCGGGCTACGCGGCCGCCCAAGCCGCCGTGGCTTCGGGCGAACTCGGCTGGCTGCACACCTTGCGCGCCACCACGCTGGACCCTGCGCCGCCGCCCGCGGAGTATGTCGCGCATTCCGGTGGCCTGTTCCGGGACTGCGGAGTGCACGACTTCGACGTCGTGCGGTTCGTCAGCGGCCGTGAGGTCGTCGAGGTCTACGCCGTCGGGGCGAACAAGGGCGAGCGGTTCTTCGTCGACGCCGGTGACGTCGACACCGCGGCCGCGACCCTGACCCTGGACGACGGAACACTGGCCGCGGTCTCGTTGACGCGCTACAACGGCGCGGGCTACGACGTCCGGCTGGAAGTCCTCGGCTCGGCGGGGAACGCCGTGGTGGGCCTGGATGACCGTGCACCGCTGACCTCGGTGGAACCCGGCGTCCAGCCCTTGCCGGGACCGGCCTATCCCGGGTTCATGGAACGCTTCCGGCCCGCGTACATCAGTGAGCTGAAGACGTTCCTCGACGTCGCCGCCCGTCGTGTGCCGAGCCCGTGCGGAGCGGCGGACGCGCTTGAGGCGTTCTACATCGCCGAGGCTTGCGAAGTCTCGCGTCGCGAACGCCGCCCGGTCCGCGTGGACGAGGTACGCGTCTGA
- a CDS encoding LacI family DNA-binding transcriptional regulator — MARPTMEDVAARAGVSRALVSLVMRNAPNVSDERRTRVLCAAHDLGYEPHAMARSLASRTSTVLGVMVSDLRNAFFADVVEGLDAAAEAAGFHLILNTGGRSPARERAALKSLLSFRPAGVILLSPVVPASAIEEAAAQGPVVLVSRTSRVPGVDTVNDDGEAGAALAVEHLVSLGHRRIAHLDGGVAAGAAARRRGYQQAMRRHLLHPLIVRSEHTDTAGEKAVHDLLGDHPREKLPTALLAGNDFNAVGAISALEEAGLRVPEDVSVVGYDNTSLAALRHLSLTTVDQPRTEMGRLAVEALLERVRGERTEPVRHLLHPSLVVRSTTAAL; from the coding sequence ATGGCGCGACCGACGATGGAGGATGTCGCCGCGAGAGCGGGGGTGTCCCGCGCGCTCGTGTCACTGGTGATGCGGAACGCGCCGAACGTCTCCGACGAACGGCGGACGCGGGTGCTGTGCGCGGCGCACGACCTGGGCTACGAGCCGCACGCGATGGCCAGGTCGCTGGCCAGCCGGACGTCGACCGTCCTCGGCGTGATGGTCTCCGATCTCCGCAACGCCTTCTTCGCCGACGTCGTCGAGGGGCTCGACGCGGCGGCCGAAGCGGCCGGATTCCACTTGATCCTCAACACCGGCGGCCGCAGTCCCGCCCGCGAGCGAGCCGCGTTGAAGAGCCTGTTGTCCTTCCGGCCCGCCGGGGTGATCCTGCTGTCGCCGGTGGTCCCGGCGTCGGCGATCGAGGAAGCGGCCGCGCAAGGCCCCGTCGTCCTGGTGTCGCGCACCTCGCGCGTACCGGGGGTCGACACGGTGAACGACGACGGCGAGGCGGGCGCCGCGCTCGCCGTCGAGCATCTGGTTTCGCTGGGGCACCGGCGGATCGCCCATCTGGACGGTGGGGTCGCCGCCGGTGCGGCCGCCCGGCGCCGGGGTTACCAGCAGGCCATGCGGCGTCATCTGCTGCATCCGCTCATCGTGCGCAGCGAGCACACCGACACCGCCGGGGAGAAGGCCGTGCACGATTTGCTCGGTGACCACCCGCGAGAGAAGTTGCCGACGGCTTTGCTGGCGGGCAACGACTTCAACGCCGTCGGCGCGATCTCCGCGTTGGAAGAGGCCGGCCTGCGGGTGCCCGAAGACGTCTCCGTGGTCGGCTATGACAACACCTCACTGGCCGCGCTGCGTCACCTCTCACTGACCACAGTGGACCAGCCGCGCACGGAAATGGGCCGGCTGGCCGTCGAAGCACTGCTCGAACGGGTCCGGGGCGAACGTACCGAACCGGTCCGGCATCTGCTGCACCCGTCGCTGGTGGTCCGCTCGACCACCGCCGCGCTCTAG
- a CDS encoding sugar phosphate isomerase/epimerase family protein yields MTSRIRIAAAPISWGVCEVPGWGRVLDAGTVLGEMAELGVRATELGPPGYLPRDPAELRALLGGFGLDLVGGFLAVALHENPGAALAEAEESAKLFAACGGDMLVLAAATGLDGYDDRPKLSETEWATLIETSGEIREIAARHGLRTVLHPHVGTHAETEEEVERFLADSELPLCLDTGHLLIGGTDPVALAKRYPERIGHLHLKDVRGELAEDVRAGRLPYAEAVGKGLYVPLGDGDVDIEAMVRFVDEAGYDGWYVLEQDTALSEGSPEDLPKRDVTRSLAHLDGIVSRLPAAR; encoded by the coding sequence ATGACATCCCGGATCCGAATCGCCGCCGCCCCGATCTCCTGGGGCGTATGCGAAGTCCCCGGCTGGGGCCGCGTACTCGACGCGGGGACCGTGCTGGGCGAAATGGCGGAGCTGGGGGTCCGCGCCACCGAACTCGGCCCTCCCGGTTACCTGCCGCGAGACCCTGCGGAGCTGCGCGCGCTGCTCGGCGGGTTCGGGCTCGACCTGGTCGGCGGCTTCCTCGCCGTGGCACTGCACGAGAATCCCGGCGCCGCGCTGGCGGAGGCCGAGGAATCCGCCAAGCTGTTCGCCGCGTGCGGTGGCGACATGCTCGTTCTCGCCGCCGCGACCGGCCTCGACGGCTACGACGACCGGCCGAAGCTGAGCGAAACCGAATGGGCGACGCTGATCGAAACCTCTGGTGAGATCAGGGAAATCGCCGCGCGCCACGGGCTTCGCACCGTGCTGCATCCCCACGTCGGGACGCATGCGGAAACCGAGGAAGAGGTCGAGCGCTTCCTCGCCGATTCCGAGCTCCCGCTGTGCCTGGACACCGGGCACCTCCTGATCGGCGGTACCGATCCGGTCGCCTTGGCCAAACGGTACCCCGAGCGGATCGGTCACCTGCACCTCAAGGACGTCCGCGGCGAACTCGCCGAAGACGTCCGCGCCGGAAGGCTTCCCTACGCCGAAGCCGTCGGCAAGGGTTTGTACGTCCCTCTCGGTGACGGGGACGTCGACATCGAAGCGATGGTCAGGTTCGTCGACGAGGCGGGCTATGACGGGTGGTACGTACTCGAACAGGACACCGCGCTGAGCGAGGGGAGCCCGGAAGATCTGCCGAAGCGGGATGTGACCAGGAGCCTGGCGCATCTCGACGGAATCGTCAGCCGGCTCCCGGCTGCCAGGTAA
- a CDS encoding substrate-binding domain-containing protein, with amino-acid sequence MSHRLKAVLVAAAGLLLLSACTGPKAEEKPTAATGPATSEPSGPLRVAVISHGTAGDAFWNVVKNGAEEAGKQLGVQVEYNSDGDPGNQAKLVDNAVAQRVGGLVVSMANPEALKTSIENAVRAGIPVITINSGEDKSAGYGALTHVGQNETIAGEEAGKKFKELGKKKLLCVVHEAGNVGQAQRCDGAKTGFAGDVQTLQVDISNPTDAESRIRGAVQTDTSLDAVLTLNSQVAARAVSAIKAVGSQAQVGTFDLNTDVVGAIKAGDVVFAVDQQQYEQGYLPVQFLKLYRDNANVVGGGKPVLTGPDLVDKSTVDTVGKYVQRGTR; translated from the coding sequence ATGTCCCATCGCTTGAAGGCGGTTCTGGTGGCCGCGGCGGGACTTTTGCTCCTGTCCGCGTGCACCGGGCCGAAAGCCGAGGAGAAACCCACGGCGGCCACGGGTCCGGCGACGAGCGAGCCCAGCGGGCCGCTGCGGGTCGCGGTCATCTCGCACGGCACGGCGGGTGACGCGTTCTGGAACGTGGTCAAGAACGGCGCCGAAGAGGCGGGCAAGCAGCTCGGCGTCCAGGTCGAGTACAACTCCGACGGGGATCCCGGCAACCAGGCCAAGCTGGTCGACAACGCGGTCGCGCAGCGGGTCGGCGGGCTGGTGGTGTCCATGGCGAATCCGGAGGCGCTCAAGACCTCGATCGAGAACGCGGTCCGCGCGGGGATCCCGGTCATCACGATCAACTCCGGTGAGGACAAGAGCGCGGGCTACGGCGCGCTCACCCACGTCGGGCAGAACGAGACCATCGCGGGCGAAGAGGCCGGGAAGAAGTTCAAGGAACTCGGCAAGAAGAAGCTGCTCTGCGTGGTCCACGAGGCGGGCAACGTCGGGCAGGCCCAGCGCTGTGACGGCGCCAAGACCGGCTTCGCGGGTGACGTGCAGACCCTGCAGGTCGACATCAGCAACCCCACCGACGCCGAATCCCGGATCCGGGGCGCGGTGCAGACCGACACCTCCCTCGACGCCGTCCTGACCCTGAATTCGCAGGTCGCCGCGCGAGCGGTGAGCGCGATCAAGGCGGTCGGCTCGCAGGCGCAGGTCGGCACGTTCGACCTCAACACCGACGTGGTCGGCGCGATCAAGGCGGGCGACGTGGTCTTCGCGGTCGATCAGCAGCAGTACGAGCAGGGCTACCTGCCCGTGCAGTTCCTCAAGCTCTACCGGGACAACGCGAACGTCGTCGGCGGCGGGAAGCCGGTGCTCACCGGGCCCGATCTGGTCGACAAATCCACTGTGGACACCGTCGGCAAGTACGTGCAAAGGGGCACGCGATGA
- a CDS encoding ABC transporter permease, with the protein MTTTTLDERIAKPRLLDRLVVRPEIGALLGAVVVFLFFTLVTDQFFSGSGVATWLDDASTLGIMAVAVSLLMIGGEFDLSAGVMTASTALVTATLATQAGWNVWLALFASLVFALAVGAFNGWLVMRTGLPSFIVTLGTFLALQGLNLGITRLVTGTVQVSGMRSTDGYESAGFVFASTVDVGGTAFQISIVWWIGFAVLAAWLLVRTRFGNWIFAVGGNAQSSRAVGVPVVRTKIMLFMTTALAAWLVGSINILRFASVQANQGIGLEFQYIIAAVIGGCLLTGGFGSAIGAAIGALIFGMARQGIVFARWDSDWFMLFLGVMLLSAVLVNNAFRRRAERVRR; encoded by the coding sequence ATGACAACCACCACCCTCGACGAACGGATCGCGAAACCGCGCCTGCTCGACAGGCTGGTCGTCCGGCCCGAGATCGGCGCGCTGCTCGGCGCGGTCGTCGTCTTCCTGTTCTTCACCCTCGTCACCGACCAGTTCTTCAGCGGCAGCGGCGTGGCGACCTGGCTGGACGACGCCTCGACGCTCGGCATCATGGCGGTCGCCGTCTCCCTGCTGATGATCGGCGGGGAGTTCGACCTCTCGGCGGGCGTGATGACGGCGTCCACCGCGCTCGTCACCGCGACACTGGCGACGCAGGCGGGCTGGAACGTCTGGCTGGCGCTGTTCGCGTCGCTGGTCTTCGCGCTCGCGGTCGGCGCGTTCAACGGCTGGCTGGTGATGCGCACCGGACTGCCCAGCTTCATCGTCACCCTGGGCACGTTCCTGGCACTGCAAGGGCTCAACCTCGGCATCACGCGGTTGGTCACCGGCACCGTCCAGGTCTCCGGGATGCGGTCGACCGACGGTTACGAGTCCGCCGGTTTCGTGTTCGCGTCCACAGTGGACGTCGGCGGGACGGCGTTCCAGATCTCCATCGTCTGGTGGATCGGGTTCGCGGTACTGGCGGCCTGGCTGCTGGTCCGGACCAGGTTCGGCAACTGGATCTTCGCCGTCGGCGGCAACGCGCAGAGTTCCCGCGCGGTCGGGGTCCCGGTGGTGCGCACCAAGATCATGCTGTTCATGACCACCGCGCTCGCCGCGTGGCTGGTCGGCTCGATCAACATCCTGCGGTTCGCCAGTGTCCAGGCGAACCAGGGCATCGGACTGGAGTTCCAGTACATCATCGCGGCCGTGATCGGCGGCTGCCTGCTGACCGGCGGCTTCGGTTCGGCGATCGGCGCCGCGATCGGCGCGCTGATCTTCGGCATGGCACGGCAGGGCATCGTGTTCGCCCGCTGGGACAGCGACTGGTTCATGCTGTTCCTCGGCGTGATGCTGCTGTCCGCGGTCCTGGTCAACAACGCCTTCCGGCGGCGCGCGGAAAGGGTCCGGCGATGA
- a CDS encoding ATP-binding cassette domain-containing protein: protein MSHSQAKELLSVQGVGKTYGSVIALRDVSTVVNAGEVTCVLGDNGAGKSTLIKILAGVHQHDRGEFLVEGAPVKFASPREALDRGIATVYQDLAVVPLMSVWRNFFLGSEPTVGFGPFRALDRKKGRETTKKALSDMGIDLRDVEQPVGTLSGGERQCVAIARAVHFGAKVLILDEPTAALGVKQAGVVLKYVAQARDRGLGVVLITHNPHHAYPVADRFLLLKRGAPLGTYEKSEIDLPELTRQMAGGAELEALEHELRAVESPS from the coding sequence ATGAGTCACAGCCAAGCCAAAGAGCTGCTCTCCGTACAGGGTGTCGGCAAGACCTACGGCAGCGTGATCGCGCTGCGCGACGTGTCCACCGTGGTCAACGCGGGCGAGGTGACCTGCGTCCTCGGCGACAACGGCGCCGGCAAGTCCACCCTGATCAAGATCCTCGCCGGGGTGCACCAGCATGACAGGGGCGAGTTCCTGGTCGAGGGCGCGCCGGTCAAGTTCGCCTCGCCGCGTGAGGCGCTCGATCGCGGTATCGCGACGGTGTACCAGGACCTGGCGGTCGTCCCGCTGATGAGCGTGTGGCGGAACTTCTTCCTCGGCTCCGAACCGACGGTCGGCTTCGGCCCGTTCCGGGCGCTGGACCGGAAGAAGGGCCGCGAGACGACCAAGAAGGCGTTGTCCGACATGGGCATCGACCTGCGCGACGTCGAGCAGCCGGTCGGCACGCTGTCCGGTGGTGAGCGGCAGTGCGTCGCCATCGCGCGGGCGGTGCACTTCGGCGCGAAGGTGCTGATCCTCGACGAGCCGACGGCCGCGCTGGGCGTCAAGCAGGCCGGTGTCGTGCTCAAGTACGTCGCGCAGGCCCGTGATCGCGGGCTCGGCGTCGTCCTGATCACGCACAACCCGCATCACGCGTATCCGGTGGCCGATCGCTTCCTGCTGCTCAAGCGGGGCGCGCCGCTCGGCACCTACGAAAAGTCCGAGATCGACCTTCCCGAACTGACCCGGCAGATGGCGGGCGGCGCGGAACTGGAAGCCCTCGAACACGAATTGCGAGCTGTGGAGTCCCCTTCATGA
- the iolC gene encoding 5-dehydro-2-deoxygluconokinase encodes MTALEALTVGRVGVDLYPEQSGVPLAGVSTFAKSLGGTATNVAVAAARLGRSTSVLTKVGPDGFGDYVRQALREFGVTPDHVGTSAGLQTPVVFCALNPPADPPLLFYRSPIAPDLTLTETDVPWDVVETVPLLWVTGTGVSVEPARGTQRKMLERRGRRSHTVLDLDFRPMFWPDTETAREEIGWMLDHVTVAVGNRTEAEVAVGTADPDEAASRMLARGVELAVIKKGAEGVLVATAEGRWTVPPQRVEVVCGLGAGDGFGGALIHGLLSGWDPVRIAAYANAAGALVASRLACADAMPTADEIEELL; translated from the coding sequence ATGACCGCTCTCGAAGCACTGACCGTCGGCAGGGTCGGGGTGGACCTCTACCCCGAGCAGAGCGGCGTGCCGCTGGCCGGGGTCAGCACCTTCGCCAAATCGCTCGGCGGCACCGCGACCAACGTCGCGGTCGCCGCCGCGCGGCTCGGCCGCTCGACCTCGGTACTGACGAAGGTCGGCCCGGACGGATTCGGCGACTACGTCCGTCAGGCGCTGCGGGAGTTCGGCGTGACACCCGATCACGTCGGGACGTCGGCGGGGCTGCAGACACCGGTGGTCTTCTGCGCGCTGAACCCGCCCGCGGATCCTCCGCTGCTGTTCTACCGCTCCCCCATCGCCCCGGATCTGACGCTCACCGAAACCGACGTTCCCTGGGACGTCGTGGAGACGGTGCCGCTCCTGTGGGTCACCGGGACCGGCGTGTCCGTCGAGCCCGCACGAGGCACCCAGCGCAAGATGCTGGAGCGGCGCGGACGCCGGTCGCATACCGTGCTGGACCTCGACTTCCGGCCGATGTTCTGGCCGGACACCGAAACCGCGCGGGAAGAGATCGGCTGGATGCTCGACCACGTCACGGTCGCGGTCGGCAACCGCACCGAGGCGGAGGTCGCCGTGGGGACGGCGGATCCCGACGAGGCCGCGTCGCGGATGCTGGCCAGAGGTGTCGAACTGGCGGTGATCAAGAAGGGCGCCGAAGGTGTTCTGGTGGCCACCGCCGAGGGCCGCTGGACGGTTCCTCCCCAGCGGGTCGAGGTCGTCTGCGGGCTCGGCGCCGGGGACGGGTTCGGCGGCGCGCTGATCCACGGGCTGCTGTCCGGCTGGGATCCGGTGCGCATCGCCGCGTACGCCAACGCCGCGGGCGCGCTCGTCGCCTCCCGGCTGGCCTGCGCCGACGCCATGCCCACCGCCGACGAGATCGAGGAGTTGCTGTGA